A region of Nostoc sp. 'Peltigera membranacea cyanobiont' N6 DNA encodes the following proteins:
- a CDS encoding pentapeptide repeat-containing protein, whose protein sequence is MKLQLLAAMALATPLFFTSSVRAENPQDLQKLLSTGECIQCNLSGANLSGAHLIGADLRGSKLQGANLVGANLEGADLTGANLAGANLTSAYVTNVNLKQTNLNGVNFTRATIHDSNVYKASMNDLNLTDAEIFNTGIGIGGEDAEIPDWK, encoded by the coding sequence ATGAAACTCCAGCTATTAGCGGCCATGGCCTTAGCAACTCCCCTATTTTTCACTAGCTCGGTTAGAGCCGAAAATCCGCAGGATTTACAAAAGCTGCTTTCAACTGGGGAATGCATCCAGTGTAATTTATCGGGAGCTAACCTCAGTGGCGCTCATTTAATTGGTGCTGACTTGAGAGGCTCGAAGCTCCAAGGAGCAAACCTTGTAGGGGCTAACCTCGAAGGTGCTGACTTAACAGGTGCTAACTTGGCAGGTGCTAACCTAACATCAGCTTATGTAACCAATGTGAATTTGAAGCAAACTAATCTCAACGGAGTAAATTTTACTCGCGCGACGATTCACGATTCTAATGTGTATAAAGCATCAATGAACGATCTCAATCTAACTGATGCCGAAATATTTAACACTGGAATCGGGATTGGTGGAGAAGATGCCGAGATTCCTGATTGGAAATAG
- a CDS encoding M3 family metallopeptidase, protein MSASTIISENPLLQGVGLPPFAEIKPERVVPAFNQLLAELDQQLATLEANVQPTWSGLIEPLEKLTERLTWSWGVVNHLMGVKNSPELREAHEIVQPLVVQFINKLGQSQPIYNAFKALRTSDNWATLELAQQRIVEAAIRDAELSGVGLEGEARERFNAIQMELAELSTKFSNHVLDATKAFSLTLTTQAEIDGLPPSLVSLAAQVARAAGESNATPENGPWRITLDFPSYGPFMQHSTRRDLREKLYKAHITRASSGDLDNNPLIERILKLRQELADILGFKSFAQLSLASKMAPNVEAVNALLEELRRASYDAAVKDLVELKAFAAAQGAAEAEDLKHWDITFWAERQREAKFAFTAEELRPYFPLPQVLDGLFGLVKRLFGVTVTPADGQAPAWHEDVRYFQIADETGSPIAYFYLDPYSRPAEKRGGAWMDVCINRGKITENGVIAIRLPVAYLVCNQSPPVDGKPSLMTFYEVETLFHEFGHGLHHLLTKVDYPGAAGINNVEWDAVELPSQFMENWCYERPTLFGMAKHYKTGEALPEHYYQKLLAARNYMSGTAMLRQIHLSSLDLELHYRYHPGSNETPSDVRHRIAKTTTVLQPLPEDAILCAFGHIFEGGYAAGYYSYKWAEVLSADAFAAFEEAGLENEEAIKATGRRYRDTVLALGGGQHPMEVFKTFRGREPSTIALLRHNGLVSAAVN, encoded by the coding sequence ATGAGTGCAAGTACCATTATTTCCGAAAATCCCTTACTCCAAGGCGTTGGCTTACCTCCCTTTGCAGAGATTAAACCAGAACGAGTAGTACCAGCTTTCAATCAGTTGTTGGCAGAACTTGACCAGCAGCTTGCCACCCTAGAGGCTAATGTACAACCTACTTGGAGTGGTTTAATAGAACCCTTAGAAAAGCTTACAGAACGGCTTACCTGGAGTTGGGGGGTGGTGAATCATTTAATGGGTGTTAAAAATAGCCCGGAACTGCGCGAAGCTCATGAAATCGTACAGCCACTAGTCGTACAATTTATCAATAAGCTCGGTCAAAGCCAACCCATCTACAATGCTTTTAAAGCACTCCGTACCAGTGATAATTGGGCAACTTTAGAATTAGCTCAACAGCGCATTGTAGAAGCTGCCATCCGGGATGCAGAACTTTCCGGTGTTGGCTTGGAAGGAGAGGCAAGAGAGCGTTTCAACGCCATACAAATGGAGTTAGCGGAACTTTCTACCAAATTTTCTAACCATGTACTTGATGCCACTAAAGCTTTCAGCTTAACCCTAACAACACAAGCAGAAATTGACGGTTTACCACCAAGCTTAGTGAGTTTAGCAGCTCAAGTTGCTCGTGCAGCTGGCGAAAGCAACGCCACACCAGAAAATGGCCCCTGGCGGATTACTTTAGACTTTCCCAGCTATGGCCCTTTCATGCAGCACAGCACCCGGCGAGATTTGCGTGAAAAACTCTACAAAGCTCATATCACCCGCGCTTCATCTGGCGATTTGGATAACAACCCCTTAATTGAGCGTATTTTAAAGTTGCGTCAAGAACTTGCAGATATACTAGGCTTTAAAAGTTTTGCCCAATTGAGCCTCGCTAGTAAAATGGCTCCCAACGTTGAAGCAGTCAACGCCCTATTAGAAGAACTACGCCGCGCTAGTTATGATGCTGCTGTCAAAGACTTGGTAGAACTCAAAGCTTTTGCAGCAGCACAGGGAGCAGCAGAAGCTGAAGACTTAAAACACTGGGATATCACCTTTTGGGCAGAACGCCAACGAGAAGCAAAATTTGCCTTTACCGCAGAAGAATTACGTCCCTACTTTCCTCTTCCCCAAGTATTAGACGGTTTATTTGGACTAGTCAAGCGGCTGTTTGGTGTTACTGTGACTCCTGCCGATGGTCAAGCCCCAGCCTGGCATGAGGATGTCCGTTATTTTCAAATTGCTGACGAAACTGGTTCTCCCATAGCCTATTTCTACTTAGACCCCTACAGCCGTCCAGCAGAAAAACGTGGAGGTGCTTGGATGGATGTGTGCATTAATCGGGGCAAAATCACTGAAAATGGTGTCATTGCCATCCGCTTACCAGTAGCTTATTTGGTGTGTAACCAAAGTCCTCCCGTAGATGGTAAACCTAGTTTAATGACCTTCTATGAAGTAGAGACTTTGTTCCACGAATTTGGTCATGGACTGCACCATCTACTTACTAAGGTTGACTATCCCGGAGCCGCAGGCATCAATAATGTAGAGTGGGATGCAGTAGAGCTACCTAGTCAGTTTATGGAAAACTGGTGCTATGAGCGACCCACTTTGTTTGGTATGGCGAAGCATTACAAAACTGGTGAAGCCCTACCGGAGCATTATTATCAAAAGCTGCTAGCGGCGCGTAATTATATGAGTGGTACTGCCATGTTGCGGCAGATTCACTTAAGCAGTCTTGATTTAGAACTCCACTATCGCTATCACCCTGGTAGTAATGAAACTCCATCAGATGTGCGCCATCGCATAGCCAAGACTACTACCGTTTTACAGCCACTTCCAGAAGATGCTATTTTATGTGCTTTTGGACATATTTTTGAGGGTGGTTATGCGGCGGGTTACTACAGTTATAAGTGGGCTGAGGTACTGAGCGCTGATGCTTTTGCCGCTTTTGAAGAAGCTGGGCTAGAAAATGAAGAGGCTATAAAAGCTACAGGTCGGCGTTACCGGGATACGGTACTGGCGCTTGGTGGTGGTCAGCATCCAATGGAGGTGTTTAAAACTTTCCGAGGTCGCGAACCAAGTACGATCGCTTTACTCAGGCACAATGGTTTAGTCAGTGCTGCTGTAAATTAA
- a CDS encoding ABC transporter ATP-binding protein yields the protein MAKFQDIVNYFRSDWKLSLFSIAASSVYEIIDLVVPYAIGQILNVLSAQPLDKPLQSAIATFSDITNYPVTKTLSLSLLLGLVFLVTVVKAPTQPWLTHWFHWDITLRMRRQKAQTAIEKILTLPLEFYDENNPGRIAGRIARGISNHTFTYPEIAGQLIPKLVRVLGIFVFILVIEWRIAILYLISFVVILSFTLKDLKQLIWHETILDKYGEDTESRNSELITNIKTVKAFATEANELKRQKQRLDRELMVVEYRVHKGYTKLATWQRTVIQFCVFSILGLTLAATVDGRISIGHFVMTLTLSSMAYAELEPISNLAELFARRYSSMLRFHEFLQEPTASDSASLLEESNHTESPYKFTGKVELSHLSFGYEANRQVLQDINLLIEPYQTVALVGRSGSGKSTLVKLLLRYFEPQSGRILIDGQDIRTLNVGKYRRRLAIVHQEVDVFNGTILDNLTYGRRDASLEQVKEACRIARVDEVVQQLPKGYYTVVGERGVRLSGGQRQRLGIARALLVQPDVLIFDEATSSLDYESERSIQLAMRSIQGTCTTIVIAHRLSTVREADKIVVLEQGKIVEVGSHDELLRHEGIYRRLHSLQETGELLS from the coding sequence ATGGCCAAATTTCAAGATATTGTCAATTACTTTCGCTCTGATTGGAAGCTGAGTCTCTTTAGTATCGCAGCATCCAGCGTTTACGAAATTATTGATTTGGTTGTTCCTTACGCGATCGGGCAGATATTAAACGTTTTGTCTGCTCAACCATTGGATAAACCACTTCAAAGTGCGATCGCAACTTTTTCTGACATCACTAATTATCCAGTTACCAAAACTCTATCTTTGAGTTTATTACTGGGTTTAGTTTTCCTTGTCACCGTAGTCAAAGCGCCAACACAACCTTGGTTAACCCATTGGTTTCATTGGGATATAACCTTAAGGATGCGTCGCCAGAAAGCCCAAACAGCTATAGAAAAAATTCTCACTCTTCCACTAGAATTTTATGATGAAAATAACCCTGGACGCATCGCTGGAAGAATAGCTAGAGGTATTTCTAACCACACTTTTACTTACCCCGAAATTGCTGGACAGTTAATTCCTAAACTAGTTCGGGTACTGGGAATTTTCGTGTTTATCTTGGTGATTGAGTGGCGAATTGCAATTTTGTATCTGATTTCCTTTGTAGTTATTCTTAGCTTTACCTTGAAGGATTTAAAGCAGCTAATTTGGCACGAAACTATTCTGGATAAATATGGAGAGGATACTGAAAGTCGTAATTCTGAACTGATTACCAATATCAAAACGGTGAAAGCATTTGCTACAGAAGCTAACGAACTGAAGCGGCAAAAGCAACGTTTGGATCGCGAGCTAATGGTAGTTGAGTATCGCGTCCACAAAGGTTATACGAAACTGGCTACTTGGCAAAGGACTGTAATTCAGTTTTGCGTATTTTCAATACTGGGTTTGACTTTAGCAGCAACAGTAGATGGGAGAATTTCTATCGGTCACTTTGTCATGACTTTAACTCTTTCTAGCATGGCTTATGCCGAATTAGAACCTATTAGCAATTTGGCAGAACTTTTTGCCCGTCGTTATTCTTCAATGCTGCGGTTTCACGAATTTCTCCAAGAGCCAACTGCATCTGATTCAGCTAGTCTTTTAGAAGAGAGTAACCACACAGAATCACCTTATAAATTTACTGGAAAAGTTGAGTTGTCGCACCTCAGTTTTGGATATGAGGCTAACCGTCAAGTTTTGCAAGATATCAACTTGTTAATTGAGCCATACCAAACAGTGGCATTAGTGGGGCGTTCCGGTTCTGGTAAGTCTACTTTGGTGAAGTTGCTGTTACGATATTTTGAACCTCAATCAGGTCGAATTTTGATTGATGGTCAAGATATTCGCACTTTGAATGTGGGTAAGTATAGACGAAGATTAGCGATCGTTCACCAAGAAGTAGACGTTTTCAACGGTACTATATTGGATAACCTGACTTATGGTAGACGGGATGCCAGTTTAGAGCAGGTAAAAGAAGCCTGTAGAATTGCCAGAGTCGATGAAGTAGTGCAGCAGTTACCCAAAGGTTATTACACCGTCGTGGGGGAACGAGGTGTGAGGTTATCTGGAGGACAAAGACAACGCTTAGGAATTGCGAGGGCGTTGTTAGTGCAACCAGACGTGCTGATTTTTGACGAAGCCACCTCTAGTTTAGATTATGAGTCTGAGCGTTCAATTCAGCTAGCGATGCGATCGATTCAGGGAACTTGCACCACTATTGTGATTGCTCACCGTTTAAGTACAGTGCGGGAAGCAGATAAAATTGTAGTTCTGGAGCAAGGAAAGATTGTAGAAGTGGGTAGCCACGATGAACTCTTGCGTCACGAGGGCATTTATCGCCGCTTACACTCCCTGCAAGAAACAGGAGAACTTCTAAGTTAG
- a CDS encoding DUF6816 family protein: MLTKKAIWSFCLVVSFLLWSSEAFAGELSERLANFPQWEKLTSVQPALGDLIYPEWMAGSWQVTSTLVDLAAPLAPDIVTPGFEGNRRQLNQPVSFVVRFVKQLPPIARLKIFPQIDNKSPILVADRSFNSLNLARAYLGDEAVLLVKVDPDSPNRQITFLRSSRQLVSIVTARATETIPDGKFITTEVFQQLFKGGSRPYLNSVESTTAYHKLLTTNPAIEADQVTAVYLSSQDPDYFKAGSRPVALYRYRLEFVPVQIPNTQK, encoded by the coding sequence ATGCTTACAAAGAAGGCGATTTGGAGTTTTTGCTTAGTTGTTTCGTTCCTACTATGGAGTAGCGAAGCTTTTGCAGGAGAGTTGTCTGAACGGTTAGCAAATTTTCCTCAGTGGGAAAAATTAACGTCAGTGCAACCGGCTCTGGGTGATTTGATTTACCCTGAATGGATGGCTGGTTCTTGGCAAGTTACCAGTACTTTAGTAGATTTAGCCGCACCTTTAGCACCAGATATCGTAACTCCAGGGTTTGAAGGTAATCGCCGACAATTAAATCAGCCTGTGAGTTTTGTAGTAAGATTTGTGAAACAGCTACCACCTATTGCTAGGTTAAAAATATTTCCTCAGATAGATAACAAATCCCCAATTTTAGTAGCAGATAGATCGTTTAATAGTTTGAACTTGGCACGGGCTTATTTAGGGGATGAAGCAGTGTTATTAGTCAAAGTAGATCCAGATTCACCTAATCGTCAGATTACATTCTTGCGTAGCAGTCGCCAATTAGTTTCCATTGTGACTGCACGGGCTACAGAAACTATCCCTGATGGCAAATTTATCACTACAGAAGTATTTCAACAATTATTTAAAGGCGGTTCACGCCCCTATTTAAACTCCGTAGAATCTACCACCGCCTATCATAAACTTTTAACGACTAATCCGGCAATTGAAGCAGATCAAGTTACTGCTGTCTATCTTTCATCTCAAGATCCAGATTACTTTAAAGCTGGTTCTCGACCAGTTGCTCTCTATCGATATCGCCTAGAGTTTGTTCCAGTACAAATACCTAATACTCAGAAATAA
- a CDS encoding toll/interleukin-1 receptor domain-containing protein → MNARQNEVCLLYSESDKAIASLLEDALNYYSINVWQAQNISIGSKIINQTTEMLDKAKFVIVLWSNNSVKSALLKSLASEAKKNNKILIPVLIENIKIPGEFLDIQPAYLLNWDGDHENEQIVKLWRLIQDKVLKYRSKKVGFNQFIAILGLVLTGLSVIIAITTPEVRCFFKLQCSENTSSEKTLKSSEVTSQSPTETDLPNPIKSTPTPQPIIENPLPNKTPAPTLTDKNNPSIQQETGSQQSVEVEGFIFKLKSCKRLNENVKCDVLITNTLKDRELRLYGNYTSKRSKFLDLEGITYPADSVEIDAIKNNYYVSTQLIQNANVRLSVSFIEIPLQVNKIQVLNIEAEGFDSPKSLKDIQFRDIVLSK, encoded by the coding sequence ATGAACGCACGTCAAAATGAAGTTTGTTTGCTCTACTCTGAATCGGATAAAGCTATAGCAAGTCTCCTAGAAGATGCTTTAAATTATTATAGTATTAATGTATGGCAAGCACAAAATATTTCTATAGGAAGTAAAATCATAAATCAAACAACAGAAATGCTAGATAAAGCTAAATTTGTCATAGTTTTATGGTCAAATAATTCTGTAAAATCTGCCTTATTAAAAAGCTTGGCTTCGGAAGCAAAAAAAAATAATAAGATTCTGATTCCTGTATTAATTGAAAATATTAAAATCCCTGGAGAATTTTTAGATATTCAACCAGCTTATCTATTAAATTGGGATGGAGATCACGAAAACGAACAAATTGTCAAACTTTGGAGACTCATCCAAGACAAAGTTCTGAAATATCGTAGTAAAAAAGTAGGATTTAATCAATTTATCGCTATTTTAGGTCTAGTATTAACAGGATTAAGTGTAATTATTGCTATTACAACTCCAGAAGTTAGATGTTTTTTCAAACTCCAATGTTCCGAAAATACATCTAGCGAAAAAACTCTAAAATCTTCTGAAGTTACCTCACAATCACCTACTGAAACTGATTTGCCAAATCCGATTAAATCAACACCAACACCTCAGCCTATTATTGAAAATCCTTTACCAAATAAAACTCCTGCGCCTACACTCACTGACAAGAATAACCCAAGTATTCAACAAGAAACAGGATCTCAACAATCGGTCGAAGTAGAAGGGTTTATTTTTAAACTTAAAAGCTGCAAAAGATTAAATGAAAATGTAAAATGTGATGTATTAATAACAAATACCCTCAAGGATAGAGAACTGAGGTTATATGGTAATTATACCTCTAAAAGAAGCAAATTTTTGGATTTAGAGGGTATTACATATCCTGCTGACTCAGTTGAAATTGATGCAATTAAAAATAATTATTACGTTAGTACACAACTTATCCAAAATGCTAATGTTAGGTTGAGTGTGAGTTTTATCGAAATTCCTTTACAAGTCAATAAGATACAAGTACTTAACATTGAAGCAGAAGGATTTGACTCACCTAAATCACTTAAAGATATTCAATTTCGTGACATCGTATTATCTAAATAA
- a CDS encoding ChuX/HutX family heme-like substrate-binding protein, with product MSTTLKEFLEACETLGTLRLIVTSSAAVLEARGKVEKLFYAELPKGKYANMHTEGFEFHLNMDRIIQVKFETGEAKRGNFTTYAIRFLDDKHESALSLFLQWGKPGEYEPGQVEAWETLKEKYGEVWEPLPAEI from the coding sequence ATGAGTACTACTTTGAAAGAATTTTTAGAAGCTTGTGAGACTCTTGGAACTTTGCGTTTAATTGTTACTAGTAGTGCGGCTGTATTAGAAGCACGGGGCAAGGTTGAAAAGCTATTTTATGCAGAATTACCAAAAGGTAAGTATGCAAACATGCACACTGAAGGCTTTGAATTTCATTTGAATATGGACAGAATTATTCAGGTTAAATTTGAAACGGGTGAAGCAAAAAGAGGAAATTTTACAACCTATGCTATTCGGTTTTTAGATGATAAACATGAGTCTGCTTTAAGCCTATTTTTGCAATGGGGTAAACCCGGAGAATATGAACCAGGACAGGTGGAAGCTTGGGAGACTTTAAAAGAGAAGTATGGGGAAGTTTGGGAACCCTTACCAGCAGAGATTTAA
- a CDS encoding PhoH family protein, with amino-acid sequence MAGALTIQLPNVASAIALGGDGEENLKILSRQTGATLVLRGQELLISGTEGQIDLASRLVRSLEDLWIKGNTITSADILTARQAIDSDRQGELQDLQRNVLAKNRRGEEIRAKTFRQRQYIDALRKRDLTFGIGPAGTGKTYLAVVVAVQALLANQVEKLILTRPAVEAGEKLGFLPGDLQQKVNPYLRPLYDAIYEFIDPEKVPSLMERGVIEVAPLAYMRGRTLNNAFIIVDEAQNTTPAQMKMVLTRLGFRSRMVITGDMTQTDLPLHQQSGLGVALQILKHVEGIAFCEFTQKDVVRHPLVQRIVAAYEQYEK; translated from the coding sequence ATGGCAGGTGCTTTAACAATTCAGCTGCCGAATGTTGCTAGTGCGATCGCTCTTGGGGGAGATGGAGAAGAAAATCTCAAAATCCTATCTCGCCAAACAGGAGCGACTTTAGTCTTACGCGGGCAAGAATTATTGATTTCTGGTACTGAGGGGCAAATCGATCTGGCTTCTCGATTAGTGCGATCGCTTGAAGACCTCTGGATTAAGGGCAATACTATCACCAGTGCCGATATTTTAACAGCCCGTCAAGCCATAGATAGCGATCGGCAAGGGGAATTGCAAGATTTACAGCGAAATGTCCTTGCCAAAAATCGCCGAGGCGAAGAAATCCGTGCTAAAACCTTTCGTCAGCGTCAATATATCGACGCACTCCGTAAGCGCGATCTCACCTTTGGGATCGGGCCTGCTGGTACTGGTAAGACTTATCTCGCCGTTGTTGTCGCCGTCCAAGCACTCCTTGCCAACCAAGTTGAAAAGCTAATTTTAACTCGTCCTGCCGTTGAAGCCGGTGAAAAACTCGGTTTTTTGCCTGGAGACTTACAGCAGAAAGTTAATCCCTATCTTCGCCCCCTTTATGATGCTATTTATGAATTTATCGACCCAGAAAAAGTACCCAGTTTAATGGAACGTGGTGTGATTGAAGTCGCACCTCTCGCCTATATGCGGGGACGCACCCTCAATAACGCTTTTATCATTGTCGATGAAGCTCAAAATACCACACCCGCTCAGATGAAAATGGTTTTGACTCGTTTGGGTTTCCGTTCGCGGATGGTGATTACAGGCGACATGACACAAACTGATTTACCACTTCACCAACAATCGGGTTTAGGAGTGGCTTTACAAATTTTAAAACACGTTGAAGGCATTGCTTTTTGCGAATTTACTCAAAAAGATGTCGTGCGCCATCCTCTTGTTCAGCGAATTGTTGCAGCTTATGAACAATACGAAAAATAG
- a CDS encoding KH domain-containing protein, which translates to MFLNRSVQQQPHHNFGTKLPTASPNYVDLVRFLVQPFLESPETLSVDCEISQALNRVWVRIAFESTDKGKVFGRGGRNIQAIRTVIAAAAAAAGQSAYLDIYGSTTPGREGMSFDEETEERSPPPTRREVRGNDGPKPIVKPRLR; encoded by the coding sequence ATGTTTTTGAACAGGTCAGTGCAACAACAGCCGCATCATAATTTCGGAACAAAATTGCCAACAGCCAGTCCCAACTATGTTGATCTGGTTCGGTTTTTGGTGCAGCCATTTTTGGAATCTCCAGAGACTTTAAGTGTCGATTGTGAAATTTCTCAAGCCCTAAACCGGGTTTGGGTTCGCATCGCCTTTGAAAGCACAGATAAAGGGAAAGTGTTTGGTCGAGGGGGACGCAATATTCAGGCGATTCGTACAGTAATTGCCGCAGCCGCAGCCGCAGCTGGGCAATCAGCATACCTAGATATCTACGGCAGTACCACTCCGGGCCGTGAAGGTATGTCTTTTGATGAAGAGACAGAAGAGCGATCGCCACCACCGACTAGAAGAGAAGTGCGTGGAAATGATGGGCCTAAACCCATTGTTAAACCCCGCCTCCGCTAG
- the rpsP gene encoding 30S ribosomal protein S16: MIKLRLKRFGKKREASYRIVAINNLARRDGRPLEELGFYNPRTDEVRLDVPGIVKRLQQGAQPTDTVRRILVKANVFEQVSATTAAS; the protein is encoded by the coding sequence ATGATCAAACTGCGCTTGAAACGATTCGGTAAAAAACGGGAAGCAAGTTACCGGATTGTCGCCATTAACAACCTCGCTCGCCGTGATGGCCGTCCCTTAGAAGAATTGGGATTTTATAACCCCAGAACTGATGAAGTGCGATTAGACGTTCCCGGTATCGTCAAGCGACTACAACAAGGCGCTCAACCCACTGACACCGTACGTCGCATTCTAGTAAAAGCTAATGTTTTTGAACAGGTCAGTGCAACAACAGCCGCATCATAA
- the ffh gene encoding signal recognition particle protein has translation MFDALSDRLESAWKKLRGQDKISQSNIQDALREVRRALLEADVNLQVVKDFISEVEAKAQGAEVVTGVRPDQQFIKIVHDELVEVMGEENVPIAEAQEKPTIILMAGLQGTGKTTATAKLALHLRKLDRSCLLVATDVYRPAAIDQLLTLGKQIDVPVFELGSDADPVEIARQGVERARAEGVNTVIIDTAGRLQIDEDMMAELARIKATVQPHETLLVVDAMTGQEAANLTRTFHDQIGITGAILTKMDGDSRGGAALSVRKISGAPIKFVGVGEKVEALQPFYPDRMASRILGMGDVLTLVEKAQEEFDLADAEKMQEKILSAKFDFTDFLKQLRMLKNMGSLGGFIKMIPGMNKLSDDQLKQGETQLKRCEAMINSMTRQERHDPDLLASSPSRRRRIATGSGYRESDVTKLVGDFQKMRSLMQQMGQGGFPGMPGMFGGGGGMGNAFAGAGNRPAAPGWRGYGGDAGTKKKKPKEKKKKGFGNL, from the coding sequence ATGTTTGATGCATTATCTGACCGTTTAGAATCCGCCTGGAAAAAACTGCGGGGACAGGACAAAATTTCTCAATCCAACATTCAAGATGCATTGCGCGAAGTGCGCCGCGCCTTGTTGGAGGCAGATGTTAACCTCCAGGTAGTCAAAGATTTTATTAGCGAAGTCGAAGCCAAAGCCCAGGGAGCCGAGGTGGTTACTGGCGTGCGACCTGACCAACAGTTCATCAAAATTGTTCACGATGAACTGGTGGAGGTGATGGGAGAAGAAAATGTTCCCATCGCAGAAGCCCAGGAAAAGCCGACTATTATTCTCATGGCTGGGTTGCAAGGTACTGGTAAAACCACAGCGACGGCTAAGTTAGCCTTACATCTGAGAAAATTAGATCGTAGCTGTTTATTGGTGGCGACAGACGTATATCGCCCAGCCGCGATCGACCAGTTGCTGACGTTAGGTAAGCAAATTGATGTACCAGTATTTGAACTAGGAAGCGACGCAGATCCCGTAGAAATAGCTCGACAGGGTGTAGAACGCGCTAGAGCAGAAGGTGTAAACACAGTAATTATTGATACTGCTGGTCGTCTGCAAATTGACGAAGACATGATGGCGGAATTAGCCCGCATCAAAGCAACTGTCCAACCCCATGAAACTCTGTTGGTGGTGGATGCAATGACTGGTCAAGAGGCAGCAAATCTGACTCGTACCTTCCACGATCAAATTGGAATTACTGGGGCAATTCTCACCAAAATGGATGGTGATAGCCGTGGTGGTGCAGCCCTTTCAGTGCGAAAGATTTCGGGAGCGCCGATTAAGTTTGTGGGCGTGGGTGAGAAAGTCGAGGCGCTGCAACCCTTTTATCCCGATCGCATGGCATCCCGAATTTTGGGAATGGGCGATGTACTAACCCTTGTAGAAAAAGCCCAGGAAGAGTTTGATTTAGCAGATGCTGAGAAAATGCAGGAGAAAATCCTGTCAGCAAAGTTTGACTTTACTGACTTTCTCAAGCAGTTGCGAATGCTGAAGAATATGGGTTCTCTGGGAGGCTTCATCAAGATGATCCCAGGGATGAACAAGCTTTCAGACGATCAACTCAAGCAGGGAGAAACCCAGCTTAAGCGCTGCGAGGCCATGATTAACTCCATGACTCGCCAAGAACGCCACGACCCCGATTTATTAGCTAGTTCTCCCAGTCGGCGGCGGCGGATTGCGACTGGCTCCGGCTATAGAGAGTCAGACGTGACTAAACTGGTGGGTGATTTCCAAAAAATGCGATCGCTCATGCAGCAAATGGGTCAAGGTGGCTTCCCTGGAATGCCGGGAATGTTCGGCGGTGGCGGCGGTATGGGCAACGCCTTCGCTGGTGCTGGAAATCGTCCCGCAGCCCCCGGATGGCGTGGCTATGGTGGCGATGCAGGCACGAAAAAGAAAAAACCCAAAGAGAAAAAGAAAAAAGGCTTCGGCAATCTTTAA
- a CDS encoding Uma2 family endonuclease translates to MTSNTLLQPTEIIHLSGISWQTYENLLTELSASRRLRLTYNRGSLEIMAPSPEHESYKKVLGRFVETIAEELEVNIQPLGSTTFKRPELSGAEPDECFYIKNIQLIKGKKRINLQQDPPPDLVVEVDITSSSKNRFQVYADMGVPEIWRYDGNDFSINILENQKYISVERSLAFPNLPLTEISNFLEQVGEKDYLELVKEFRQWVRSQI, encoded by the coding sequence ATGACTAGCAATACACTGCTTCAACCCACAGAAATCATCCACTTATCGGGTATTAGTTGGCAAACTTATGAAAACTTGCTAACTGAACTTAGTGCTAGTCGCCGCCTCCGACTTACTTACAATCGAGGTAGTCTAGAAATCATGGCTCCTTCACCTGAACATGAGAGTTATAAAAAAGTTTTGGGTCGATTTGTTGAAACTATAGCGGAAGAATTAGAAGTCAATATTCAACCCCTTGGTTCTACTACTTTCAAACGTCCAGAATTGAGTGGTGCAGAACCAGATGAATGCTTTTATATTAAAAATATCCAGTTAATCAAGGGCAAAAAAAGAATTAATTTGCAACAAGATCCTCCGCCAGATTTGGTAGTGGAAGTTGATATTACTAGCAGTTCTAAAAATCGCTTTCAAGTCTATGCTGATATGGGTGTGCCTGAAATCTGGCGATATGATGGTAATGATTTTAGTATTAACATTTTAGAAAATCAGAAATATATATCTGTTGAACGGAGTTTAGCATTTCCCAATCTGCCATTAACAGAGATTTCTAATTTTCTAGAGCAGGTGGGAGAAAAAGATTATTTGGAATTAGTTAAAGAATTTCGCCAATGGGTTAGAAGCCAAATTTAA